From the Candidatus Binataceae bacterium genome, the window GCCCGCGGCGATATCATTCAGATCGTGACCCGCGGAGAAACATTTGCCCGCGCCGCGCACGACGACCACGCCGACGCGATCGGTCTCGCTTGCGATCTTGTCGACGTGCCCGCGCAGCTCGATAAACATCTCGACGTTGAGCGAGTTGAGCTTGTCGGGCCGATTCAGCGTCAGCGTTGCCAGGCCATCTCTATCTTCGCGAAGCACCAGTCCGGGCATCGTCATATCTCCGTTGAAGAAAATTCTGAGCGGGATCGAATCCGTTCAAGCACAGCGCGTTTGCCGCCGTCAAATGACGATTTTTTAGTGCCCCGATTTATGCGTTTGCGCTCTTGCCCCGTATCCCGCTATGCCTTCAAAGTTGGGGCGCGCGTCAATCGCGCGCGGCATTGGCAATGGCATCACAAGCATCGAATGTTACTTACGATATCGACGATCCGATCGCGATCATCCGGCTGAATCGGCCCGAGAAGCTGAACGCATTCACGTTTACGATGGTTGGGCAGATTCGTGAGGCGATCGAACGCGCGGCGGCCGACGAGCGCGCCGTTGCGATCATTGTTACGGGCGAGGGACGCGGCTTCTGCGCCGGCCTCGACGCGGCTGACCTCACGCAATCGACGAAGACCGGCTCGCCATCGAGTCCCCGTGATTCCGATCCCAACGAGCTGCCCGCGCTGTTCAGCTATCTGCTGCGCGTGCCGAAGCCGATCGTCGCGGCCGTCAACGGCGTCGCGGCCGGCGGTGGCTTCGTGCTTGCGATGATGTGCGATCTGCGTTTCGCCTCGACCGACGCGAGCTTCACTACCGTCTTCTCGAAACGTGGGTTGATCGCAGAGCACGGAACGGCGTGGCTGTTGCCGCGGATCGTCGGCACGAGCCGCGCGCTCGATCTGCTGTGGAGCTCGCGGCGTATTGACGCCAATGAAGCCTACCGCATGGGCTTCGTCGATCGCCTCGTGCCGCGCGAGAACCTGCTCGACGAGACGAAGACCTACCTGCGCGAGATGGCGGCGAATATCTCGCCCAACTCGCTCGCCGTGATCAAATCCGAAGTTTACAAGTACTGGTCGCTCGCGATGGAGCCCGCGTTTCGCGACGCCGACCTGCTGATGAAAGATGCGCTGAAGCATCCTGACGCCGCCGAGGGCGTCGCGTCGTTCGTCGAGCGGCGCCCGCCGCGCTTCAAGCGAATCAAAGGAGCAAAGCTTTGAGCGCAAATTTTGAAACGATCATTTACGAGAAGTCGGGGCCGATTGCGCGCCTCACGATGAATCGGCCCGACCGTCTCAACGGCATGACCAATCGGATGCTCGTCGAGACCGGGCAGGCGCTCGCCGCCGCCGCCGAGGATCGCGAGCTGCGCGTGCTCGTGCTCACCGGCGCGGGCAAAGGCTTCTGCCCCGGCGCCGATATCAATCGTATCGCGACGTCGGAGCCCGACGTTGCGCTCACGACCGCCGACTTCCGCGTGCCGGTCCTGTTGCACAACATGCCGGCCGTCACGATCGCGGCGGTGAATGGAGCATGCGCGGGCGCCGGCCTCGGATGGGCGCTCGCGTGCGATATTAGAATCGCGGCGGCGTCGGCACGATTCAACGTTGCGTTCCTCGACGTGGGCGTCGCGGGCGATATGGGCGGACCGTGGACGCTTTCGAAGATCGTTGGCCCGGCGAAAGCGCGCGAGCTTTACTTTTTCCCGGACAAGTTCGACGCGGCCGAGGCACTTAGAATCGGGATGGTATCGAAAGTATTCCCCGACGATCGTTTCCGCGCCGAGACCGAGGCGATCGTGACGCGCCTCGCCGAGTCGGCGCCGATCGCGCTACGCACGCTGAAAGCAAACTTCGTCGATGCGGAGCGCATGGACTTCGCGGGCTACGTAGCGCTCGAAAGCGAGCGCCACGTTCAGATGTTTCATACCGAGGACACCAAAGAGGCCTTCGCCGCAAAAGCCGAGAAGCGGAAACCCAAGTTCAAAGGAAGGTAACAACGAGTTAACGAAATCGCCTCTCCATCTGAATCCCTCTCCCTGACCAGGGAGAGGTCGGCGGCGCATCGCGGCGCCGGATGAGGGTCGCCTGAGATCTTTGTTAGAGCAGGACCAGAATACCCTCACCCTAGCCCTCTCCCTGGTCAGGGAGAGGGATCAGAAAAGTCAGGGAGAGGAATTTCCAAGCAAGCAGACGGAACAAATAGCAGGAGGACACTCCCATGTGGCTACGACTCAGACAAATCGCGCTCGTTGCTAAGAACCTTGATTCGGTCGCGGACGACATGAAGCAGGTCTTCGGGCTTGAGATCGGATTCCGCGATCCCGCCGTGAAGGTCTTCGGGTTGCAGAACGCGCTGTTCCCCGTCGGCAATCAGTTCATCGAGGTCGTCTCTCCCATCCAGGAAAACACCGCTGGTGGACGCTATCTCGATCGGCGCAAGGGCGACGGCGGCTACATGGTGATCTGCCAATGCGACGAGCATGCGCCGCGCAAGAAGCGCGTCGACGAGCTCAAGATTCGCAAGGTCGCCGAGAGCGACAGCCACGAGTACTCCGTGATGCAACTGCATCCGCGCGATACGGGTGGCAGCTTCCTCGAGATCGACTTCCAGAAGGGCGGCGAGGATATCAACGGACCCTGGGAGCCTGCAGGCAAGGATTTTCACAAGGCGATTCGCACCGACGTGGTTCGCGCGATCGCCGTTGCCGAGATCCAGTCGCCCGACGCGAAGGATCTCGCCGAGCGCTGGAGCAGTATCGTTCAGATTCCGGTGACGGCGGACAAGGCCGGCAATCCGAGTATCAAACTCGAGAACTCGACTGTTCGATTCGTCAAGGATAGCGACGGACGCGGCGAAGGCCTCGGCGGTCTCGATCTCGTCGCGACCAACCGGGCGAAGGCTCTGGAAGCCGCCAAGCGCCTCGGCAAGCTTGCTGCGGATGGCAAGACGATCATGGTTTGCGGAATGCGTATGAATCTCGTCGACGCGTAGGCCGATAGCGCCACGCGATCATCAACTGTTCTCAAGGAGGAACTGACGTGAGTTGGGATTTCGAAACTGATCCTGAATATCAAAAGGAACTCGACTGGGCCGCGAAATTCGTGCGCGAAGAAGTCGAGCCTCTCGACTATGTGCTGGGACATCCGTACGACGTGAAGGATCCCGTGCGCAACAAGCTCGTGCGTCCGCTGCAGGCCGAGGTCAAGAAGCGCAAGCTGTGGGCTTGCCATCTGGGACCCGAGCTCGGCGGACAGGGCTACGGCCAGGTGAAGCTGGGGCTGCTCAACGAGATCCTCGGCGGCTCGCGCTTTGCGCCGATCGTTTTCGGCTGCCAGGCCCCCGATTCGGGCAATGCCGAAATCCTCGCGCACTATGGAACGCCCGAGCAGAAGAAGCGCTTCCTGCAGCCTCTGCTCGACAACGAGATCGTGTCGGCATTCTCGATGACCGAGCCGCAAGGCGGCGCCGATCCCAAGGTCTTCACCTGCAAGGCCGAGCTCAAAGGTGACAACTGGGTTATCAATGGCCACAAGTGGTTTTCATCGAACGCGCACCTCGCGTCGTTCCTGATCGTGATGACAGTGACCGATCCCGAGGCCGACCCGTACCATCGCATGTCGATGCTGCTGGTGCCGAAAGAGACTCCAGGCGTCAACATCCTGCGCAATCTCGGCGTCGGCACGCACGAGGCCGAAGGCAGTCACGCGTATATCCACTACGATAATGTTCAGGTGCCGAAGGATGCGCTCCTCGGCAAGCGCGGCGACGCCTTCGCGGTTGCGCAGACACGCCTCGGCGGCGGACGTATTCATCATGCGATGCGCACGATCGGCCAGGTGCGTCGCGCGTTCGACATGATGTGCGAGCGCGTGCTGTCGCGCACCACGCAGGGCGAGCAGCTCGCCAAGAAGCAGATGGTGCAGGAGAAGATCGCCGACTCGTGGATGGAGATCGAGCAGTTCCGGCTACTGGTCTTGCGCACAGCCTGGAAGATCGATCGCTACAAAGACTATCTGTTGGTTCGCAAGGACATCGCGGCGGTTAAGGCCCTGATGCCGAAGGTGTTTCACGACGTTTCGGCGCGCGCGCTTCATCTGCATGGCTCGCTGGGCGCGACGGGCGAGATGCCGTTCGTCGAGCAGGTGATCCAGAGCTTCCACATGGGTCTCGCCGACGGTCCGACTGAGGTGCACAAGATCACGGTCGCGCGCCAGGTGCTGCGCGAGCACAAGGCTACGGCCGATCTGTTCCCGTCGCAGCACATCCCGAGGCTGCGTGAGGCGGCGCTCAAGAAGTACGCCGGAATCATCGAACGCGAGGTGCATGCGCAATCATGAGCGGTCCTGTCACTTACGATTTCAGTGGCAAGGTGGTGACGATTACCGGCGGCAGCCGCGGCCTCGGTCATGCGATGGCGCTCGGATTCGCAAAGGCTGGAGCCAAGCTCGCAATCGCGAGCCGCAAGATCGATTCGTGCGAGGAGACCGTCAAGGAAATTCGCGCGCTCGGCAGCGACGGCTCGGCTCACGCGATCCACGTCGGCAAATGGTCTGACTGCGATCGCCTTTATGAAGAGGTGTACGCGAAGTGGGGGCGATGCGACGTGCTGATCAACAACGCCGGCCTGTCGCCGCTTTATCCTTCGATGACCGAGCACACCGAGGATCTGTTCGACAAGGTAATCGGCGTGAACCTCAAGGGACCGTTTCGGCTCTCGGCGCTGTTCGGCGAGCGGATGGCTAAGGGCGACGGCGGCGCGATCATCAACGTGTCGTCGATTGCCGCCATTCGGCCGTCGCACACGACTGCGCCGTATTCGGCGGCGAAGGCGGGCCTCAATGCGATCACGGTCGCGTTCGCGCAGGCCTACGGACCCAAGGTGCGCGTCAACTGTATCATGGCGGGGCCGTTCCACACCGACATCAGCAAAGGATGGTCTCGCACCGAGGAGTTCACGACGCGCGCGCAGAAGACCTACGCGTCAGGCCGTGCGGGCGAGCCCGAAGAAGTGGTGGGTGCCGCGCTCTATTTCGCTAGCCCGGCCGCCAGCTTTACCACGGGCGCCGTGCTGACGATCGACGGCGGCCAATCGCATCCCAAGGGCGTGTAGCAGCAAGCGGTTCGCGGAATGTTATGAGAGCGCCGGAAATATCCGGCGCTCTTTTTTTGATCGACTCAGAACGTGGGTGACGAGGGCTTTTGGCCTCCGCCGCCACCGGATGTTGCCGCCGCCACGCCTGCCGCAATACCGGCGGCAGGCGCGATGAGCCCGGCAGCCATGAACGCCCGCATCCCAGGACCGGCGCCGGCAGCCGCGGTCGCGGCAATAGGCGGATGGTCGCAAGCAACGATCACGTAGTGACCTTTTGTTACGTCCTGACCGGGATCGCCCGGAACCGCAGGATTCGTGACGTGCACGACGCCATCCTCGACCCAGACCTCGGTGTACTCGACGCAATCTTTATACTGTGGCAAGCGCGGCGTGCCTTGCTCGTATTGTTCGTCCCATTCGGTGCCGCGCACGGCGCCGACGGCATTGGGCGTATGCACTTCGAACGCGATGTTTGAGCTCGAGCGCATCGCGCCGGAGATCAGCGTATGCAATCCCCCCGCGAGCAGACCCACGCGCCGCGGAGCCTCAGCGCCGCCGATATTCGCGCTCTCGTCGATAGTCAATACGCTGTTCGACGACAGCGTCATCGCGCTGCCGCCGAGCATCGAGATAGTGAGGTAAGTGTTCTTGCCGGTGGTGATTCGGTCGTGCAACCGCACGGCCATCGAAAGCGCCGCCTGAATAGTATTACCGCCCCGCTGCACCTGCGCCGTGCCCTCGAGCCTCGAAATCGTCCCCAGATCCTGCGCGAGCGCCGCCGTCGCCAGAATATCCTGCATAATAAGTGCAGTCATCAGCGAAACGAAAAAAACAACACGCGTATTGCGATAGATCCTCATTGGTGGGCGTCGACGAACTCGAGAGCGAGGAGCAGCGACGCCCTAGGCTGGCAGATAGGCTCTCGCCTCACAAGGCCAAGGACTAGTCATCGACTGGCAGACGAGATCAAGCGAATTCCGACACTTAGGGAAGACTAGCTCCGCCAATCCGCTTGCCAAACAGTTCTGAGCGATTCCGCGCCAACGTACTGTGCTCGATCACTTGGTCAGCGTCGATACACGTTGTTCGACGAAATCGATCACCTTTGCTTCGAGGCTGGTGTTGTCGAGACGATCGATTTCCTGCACTCCGGTGGGACTGGTTACGTTCACCTCGGTCAGGTAGTCGCCGATTATGTCGAGGCCCACGAAGTAGAGGCCGTCGCGCTCGAGGCGCGGCTTGAGCATCTTGCAGATTTCGCGATCGCGCGCGCTGACCGGCGCTTTCACGCAGGTGCCGCCGACGTGGATATTGCCGCGATGCTCATCTTCGCGCGGCACGCGCAAGGTGCATCCTGCGGGCTCGCCGTTTATGACGATCAACCGTTTGTCACCGCCGCGAATCTCGGGCAGGTATTTCTGCGCCATGATCGGACGCGACTCGTACTGCGTGACCGTTTCGAGAATCGCGCCCAGGTTGCGGTCGCGAGCCGCGACGTGAAACACGCCTTCGCCGCCGTGGCCGTCGAGCGGTTTCACGATCATCTCGCCGCCGAGCTCGTCCATAAAGTTCTTCAGCCGAACAATCTCATAGGTCACGAGCGTTGGCGGAATCGCATCGGGGAAATTCAGCGCGTAGAGCTTTTCGTTTGCTTCACGCAAACCGGCGGGCTCGTTCAGAACGATGGTGCGACGCCGATCGGCGCGCGACAGGAGCATCGTGGCGTAGAGGTATGCCGCATCGGCCGGAGGATCCTTGCGCATGAAGATCGCGTTGAAGGCTTCGAGCGGATAGTCGCGGCCATCGTCGAGGAAGCGGAAGTGTGGATTCGCGCGCATCACTTCGCATCGCCAGGCTCGCGCATACGCTGCCGCGCCGCGCGCATAGAGGTCGCGCAGGCCGAGGAAATATATTTCGTGGCCGCGCATGAGCGCCTCGAGCATGAAAACGAAAGTGGTGTCCTTGTCGACCAGCACTTTCTCGAGCGGGTCCATGACGAATGCGAACTTGTAAGCCACCAGTTACCTCCGTGACGCGTTCAGGCGCCGCGATTCATCCGCTCGGCCGCGATACTGACGGCCGCCAGCGCGGCGGTTTCGCTGCGCAGCCGATTCGGCCCGAGCCCCGCACTCACAAAGCCGGCAGCCGCGGCAGCCGCGAGCTCTGCTTCAGCGAAATCGCCTTCCGGACCGCATGCTAGCAAAACCGTGTGGGGTTGCATCTCACCCAGGACGTCGCCGAGCGGGCGCGCGCCTTGCCTGCAAACAATCGCGAGCGTGGCTGGCGGCACGGCACGAATCAAGTCATCGAACGCGAGCGGGGCGCGAATCGTCATCGGCGACGGCGCGAGGCTTTGCTTGGCGGCGGCGAGCGCGAGCCTGCCCCAGCGCGCGATCCGCTCGTCACCCGGGTCGCGCACGAGCGAGCGCGCGCTGGCGATCGGCCACAGTTCGCTTGCGCCGAGTTCCGCAGCTTTTTCGACGACGAAGTCCATCCGCGGCCCTTTGACGATCGCCGCGGCGAGGATGATTCGCGGATGCTCGCGCGCCATTTTCGATTCGATGCGAATCTCGGCGCGATCGCGCTCGTAACGAATGATCTCGCCGGTGTACTCGACGCCCGATGAATCGAACAGTTCAACGCGGGCACCCGGCGCAAGGCGCGTCACATCGCGCATGTGATGAAGCTCATCGCCAGTCACGATCGCGACGGCGCTGGTTCCGGGCGGCGATTCGAGTGCGAAGCGGCGCGGACGGGTCATCGCGAGTAAACGAGCGTCGCCCATCCGCGGTTGATCACGCGCCGATGCTCGCGCAGCGGCGGTGCGTAGTGGCTCGCGACCTCAGCGGCCTCGCGACCGAGGATGCCCGACAGGATGAGGCGGCCGTTGGCCGTCAGCATCTGCGGAAGCTTCGGCGCAAATTCGATGAGGGTCGGAGTCAGGATATTGGCCGTGATCAAATCGAAGCGGCGCCGAATCGAGTTCAGCGGCACCGGCGAGAAGCGGATGCGCGTGCCCATGCGATTGAGCGCGGCATTCTCCTCGGCGTTTTCAAGCGCAATAGTGTCCACGTCGATTGCGATTATATCGTGAACGCCGAGCAGGCCCATCGCGATCGCGAGCACACCCGAGCCGGTGCCGACGTCGAGCGCGGTGCCGCGCGGCGCCGCCGTGATCGCGTCCTCGATCGCGCGCAGAGTTCCGGCTGTTGTCGGATGATGGCCGGTGCCGAAGGCCTGGCCAGGCTGAATCACGATACTGACGCGCCCGTCTTCGTGATCGCGCTGCCAGGGCGGCACGAGCAGAAAGCGGCGGCCGATGCGAAACGGGCGGAAGCGGCTCTGCCACAGCGTGGCCCATCCGGGGTCGGTGACGCGCCGCACGCCGTGCGCGGCGCCGTTCGACGCCAGCATCCCGGCGGCATCGAGTGCGCGCCGAATACGATCGATCTCGCTGCGCGTGATGCTGTTGAAGTAAGCCTCGAGTGTAACGTTGCGCTTGGGTCTTGCTCCCGGCCGCGTCATCTCGACGACGGAGCAGCCGAGCGCGCCGCGCGCGACGAGCATTCCCGCGGCTTCATCGGCCATCGCGGCTGGAGTGTGAAATGCGGCGCGCACGTAGCTCTTGCGGGCGTGCGCTGATGGTCTTTTCGCCGGCATCTGCGTTCCATTGGAACTCTGCCACCTCGCCTGTCTCGTGACGAGGGCCGACCTCGAGCTGTGGATGCGTCGCGAGCGCGAATTTGGCAACCGGGCAGCGACGCCATACACTGCTCGCATCAGCAGGTGGTGAGGCGGTTGGCACTGAATATTGCGCATCGCGGCGCGAGCGGCAGTTATCCGGAAAATACGCTGAGCGCGTTTCGCGCGGCGATCGAAGCCGGCGCCGACATGTGCGAACTCGACGTGCAGATGACGCGCGACGGCGCGATCGTCGTTATCCACGATGACACCGTCGATCGCACCTGCGACGGGATCGGCAAAGTCGCCGCGATGACGCTCGGCGAATTGCAAGGCCTGAACGCGGCGGCGAAGTCGATTCGTGGCGCGGTGGAGCGCATCCCCACGCTCGACGAAGTGTTCGAGGTCACGAGTGGCCATTGCGGTCTGAATGTCGAGATTAAAGCCAGGGGCGTCGAGGAGAAGGTCGTCGCGATCATTCGGCGTCACGCCGCGATAGAGACGTCGCTCGTGTCGAACTTCGACTGGAAGTCACTCGCGCGTATCAATCAGATCGATCCGTCGATTCGTTTCGGTCTTTTATCAGAAGAAGATCCACAGAAGCTCCTTGATACAGCAATAAAAATGAAAGCGGAGTCGATCAACCCGCGCTACGATCTCGCAACCGCTGAGCTATGCGCGGCGGCGCATGGTCACGGACTTAAGGTGATCGTGTGGACGGTCAATGAGCCCGAGTCCGCGAAGATCCTGCTCGAGCGCGGCGTTGACGGAATAATCACCAACTTTCCGGAGCGGATGCGCCCGCTGCTTACGCGCTAATGGCTCGCTACGGCGAAACCCAAATTGAGGAAATCCGCGCCCGCGCGGATATCGTCGAGATCATCGGCGCACACGTGCGGCTGCGCAAAGCCGGCCGTAACTGGGTTGGGCTTTGCCCGTTCCATAACGAGAAGACGCCGTCGTTCTCGGTCAACGCCGAGCGCGGCTTCTTTCATTGCTTCGGATGCGGCGCGGGCGGCACGGTTTTCCAGTTCCTGACGCGCGTCGAAGGGCTGACGTTTCCCGAGGCGGTGCGCTCGCTCGCGCAAAAATATGGCATTGCCCTGCCGGAGACCGACGAGCAGGGGCCGGCGCGCGGCGAGCGCGAGGCGATGCTCCGGGCCAACGAGCTTGCGGCGGAGTTCTTCGCGCACGTGCTCTGGAAGACGCCCGACGGTGCCGTCGCGCGTGACTATCTGACTGCGCGGGGCCTGAGTATCGAGACCTCACGTCAGTTCCGTATCGGCTTCGCGCCGGCGCGGCCCGCCTCGCTCACGCAAGCGCTCGAGCGGCGCGGCCTGCGCGAGGCCGGATTGAAGCTCGGGCTTATCAAGCAGGACGAAGCGGGACGGCGCGACATGTTTCGCGGGCGCGTGATGTTCCCGATTCGCGATCCGCAGGGCAGGGTGGTCGCGTTCGGCGGCCGCGTGCTCGAAGATCGCCAGCCCAAGTATCTGAACTCGCCGGAGTCTCCTCTCTACTCGAAAACGCGCACGCTTTATGGGTTATTCGAGGCGCGCCCAGCCGTGCAGCAGAAGGACCGCGTCATCCTGGTCGAGGGTTACTTCGACGTGATTGCGCTGTGGCAGGCGGGCTTCAAGGAAGTTGTGGCGGGATGCGGTACGGCGCTCACGGTCGAGCAGCTCCGCCTGCTGAGCCGCTACACGAAGAACGTGCTGGCGTGTTTCGACGGCGATTCCGCGGGACGCAAGGCTTCGCTGCGGGCGCTGGAAATTTTTCTGCAGGCAGGATTGCTCGGCCGCGGCATCTTCATTCCCGAGGGATTCGATCCCGACACCTTTATCCACGATCGCGGCGCTCAGGCATTCGAGGAGTTGCTCGGCGCCGCGGAGTTGCTGATCGATTATTTTCTCGCCGAGCAGGCTGCCGGTTCGCGCGGCTCGGTGGAGAAGCGCGCCGAGGCTGCAAATCGCGTCGCCGCGATCTTGAAGCAAGTCACTGATTCATTCCAGTTCGATATTTTGGCGCGCAAGGCCGCTGATGCGCTCGGCGTTGACGAGCGGTTGTTGCGCGGCGAAGGCCGCAAGCCCGCGCCGCGTCCGTACGGCCAGGAGGAACGTCGCGCGACGGCCCCGCCGCCGGTGCAGGATGCCGGCGCAAAGGCTGAGATTGGTCTGGTCGCGCTGGCGATGCTGCTGCCCGCGCTGCGCGCCGAAATCGCTGCGAGTTCCGTTTTCTCATGGTTCGAGAATCGCGAACTGGGCGAGGCGCTCGCCGAGCTGTGCAATCTGGGCACGGAGCCGGTGGCGATCGACGAGTTCCTGAACGACCATGTCGCGCCGGAACTTCAGGGCACTATCAGCTCGATCGCGGTTGCGACGATGATCGACGAGGAAGCGACGACGCTCGCACTGGTGCGCGATTATATCACTGCGATCGAACGCCGGCGCCGGGGCCGCGAGGTGGATGCGCTGCGCCGCACCGCGCACGCCGCAGCCAACGCTGACGGCGACGACGCGACTGCCGCGGCCCAGGCCGTGATCGCTCTCAGACGTGAATCGCGCACAGAAAGGTGAACGAAGCCAGCGCGATTAGAATCGATGTTTTGGCTTGAAGCTCTTAATTCAGCTTACTTATATTGCTACCATCGATCCTGCTCGATGAGTTTCCGAGGGCCCATAGCTCAGCCTGGTTCAGAGCTGCCGGCTCATAACCGGCTGGTCCCAGGTTCAAATCCTGGTGGGCCCATCCCATTTACAACCGAGCGGCATCACGCGATTTTCCCACGCGCACAGGAGAAAGCGTAAACGTGCGACGCCGTCCAATCATTGGAGGCCGAATTGCTTGAAGAGATAACCCGGCTGATGAATCTGCAGGTCATCGACCGGCAGTTGCAGGAACTCGAACAATCGCTGTCATCGATTGCAGGGCGGGTCGAGCAACTTCGCGAGCAGCTAAACCAGAATCAAGCCGAGCACGAGCGTCTG encodes:
- a CDS encoding FecR family protein, which translates into the protein MTALIMQDILATAALAQDLGTISRLEGTAQVQRGGNTIQAALSMAVRLHDRITTGKNTYLTISMLGGSAMTLSSNSVLTIDESANIGGAEAPRRVGLLAGGLHTLISGAMRSSSNIAFEVHTPNAVGAVRGTEWDEQYEQGTPRLPQYKDCVEYTEVWVEDGVVHVTNPAVPGDPGQDVTKGHYVIVACDHPPIAATAAAGAGPGMRAFMAAGLIAPAAGIAAGVAAATSGGGGGQKPSSPTF
- a CDS encoding RsmE family RNA methyltransferase, whose translation is MTRPRRFALESPPGTSAVAIVTGDELHHMRDVTRLAPGARVELFDSSGVEYTGEIIRYERDRAEIRIESKMAREHPRIILAAAIVKGPRMDFVVEKAAELGASELWPIASARSLVRDPGDERIARWGRLALAAAKQSLAPSPMTIRAPLAFDDLIRAVPPATLAIVCRQGARPLGDVLGEMQPHTVLLACGPEGDFAEAELAAAAAAGFVSAGLGPNRLRSETAALAAVSIAAERMNRGA
- a CDS encoding SDR family oxidoreductase; translation: MSGPVTYDFSGKVVTITGGSRGLGHAMALGFAKAGAKLAIASRKIDSCEETVKEIRALGSDGSAHAIHVGKWSDCDRLYEEVYAKWGRCDVLINNAGLSPLYPSMTEHTEDLFDKVIGVNLKGPFRLSALFGERMAKGDGGAIINVSSIAAIRPSHTTAPYSAAKAGLNAITVAFAQAYGPKVRVNCIMAGPFHTDISKGWSRTEEFTTRAQKTYASGRAGEPEEVVGAALYFASPAASFTTGAVLTIDGGQSHPKGV
- a CDS encoding glycerophosphodiester phosphodiesterase family protein — translated: MALNIAHRGASGSYPENTLSAFRAAIEAGADMCELDVQMTRDGAIVVIHDDTVDRTCDGIGKVAAMTLGELQGLNAAAKSIRGAVERIPTLDEVFEVTSGHCGLNVEIKARGVEEKVVAIIRRHAAIETSLVSNFDWKSLARINQIDPSIRFGLLSEEDPQKLLDTAIKMKAESINPRYDLATAELCAAAHGHGLKVIVWTVNEPESAKILLERGVDGIITNFPERMRPLLTR
- a CDS encoding 50S ribosomal protein L11 methyltransferase, encoding MPAKRPSAHARKSYVRAAFHTPAAMADEAAGMLVARGALGCSVVEMTRPGARPKRNVTLEAYFNSITRSEIDRIRRALDAAGMLASNGAAHGVRRVTDPGWATLWQSRFRPFRIGRRFLLVPPWQRDHEDGRVSIVIQPGQAFGTGHHPTTAGTLRAIEDAITAAPRGTALDVGTGSGVLAIAMGLLGVHDIIAIDVDTIALENAEENAALNRMGTRIRFSPVPLNSIRRRFDLITANILTPTLIEFAPKLPQMLTANGRLILSGILGREAAEVASHYAPPLREHRRVINRGWATLVYSR
- the gshB gene encoding glutathione synthase, with amino-acid sequence MAYKFAFVMDPLEKVLVDKDTTFVFMLEALMRGHEIYFLGLRDLYARGAAAYARAWRCEVMRANPHFRFLDDGRDYPLEAFNAIFMRKDPPADAAYLYATMLLSRADRRRTIVLNEPAGLREANEKLYALNFPDAIPPTLVTYEIVRLKNFMDELGGEMIVKPLDGHGGEGVFHVAARDRNLGAILETVTQYESRPIMAQKYLPEIRGGDKRLIVINGEPAGCTLRVPREDEHRGNIHVGGTCVKAPVSARDREICKMLKPRLERDGLYFVGLDIIGDYLTEVNVTSPTGVQEIDRLDNTSLEAKVIDFVEQRVSTLTK
- a CDS encoding enoyl-CoA hydratase-related protein, producing MASQASNVTYDIDDPIAIIRLNRPEKLNAFTFTMVGQIREAIERAAADERAVAIIVTGEGRGFCAGLDAADLTQSTKTGSPSSPRDSDPNELPALFSYLLRVPKPIVAAVNGVAAGGGFVLAMMCDLRFASTDASFTTVFSKRGLIAEHGTAWLLPRIVGTSRALDLLWSSRRIDANEAYRMGFVDRLVPRENLLDETKTYLREMAANISPNSLAVIKSEVYKYWSLAMEPAFRDADLLMKDALKHPDAAEGVASFVERRPPRFKRIKGAKL
- a CDS encoding enoyl-CoA hydratase-related protein — its product is MSANFETIIYEKSGPIARLTMNRPDRLNGMTNRMLVETGQALAAAAEDRELRVLVLTGAGKGFCPGADINRIATSEPDVALTTADFRVPVLLHNMPAVTIAAVNGACAGAGLGWALACDIRIAAASARFNVAFLDVGVAGDMGGPWTLSKIVGPAKARELYFFPDKFDAAEALRIGMVSKVFPDDRFRAETEAIVTRLAESAPIALRTLKANFVDAERMDFAGYVALESERHVQMFHTEDTKEAFAAKAEKRKPKFKGR
- a CDS encoding acyl-CoA dehydrogenase family protein, whose protein sequence is MSWDFETDPEYQKELDWAAKFVREEVEPLDYVLGHPYDVKDPVRNKLVRPLQAEVKKRKLWACHLGPELGGQGYGQVKLGLLNEILGGSRFAPIVFGCQAPDSGNAEILAHYGTPEQKKRFLQPLLDNEIVSAFSMTEPQGGADPKVFTCKAELKGDNWVINGHKWFSSNAHLASFLIVMTVTDPEADPYHRMSMLLVPKETPGVNILRNLGVGTHEAEGSHAYIHYDNVQVPKDALLGKRGDAFAVAQTRLGGGRIHHAMRTIGQVRRAFDMMCERVLSRTTQGEQLAKKQMVQEKIADSWMEIEQFRLLVLRTAWKIDRYKDYLLVRKDIAAVKALMPKVFHDVSARALHLHGSLGATGEMPFVEQVIQSFHMGLADGPTEVHKITVARQVLREHKATADLFPSQHIPRLREAALKKYAGIIEREVHAQS
- the dnaG gene encoding DNA primase, which gives rise to MARYGETQIEEIRARADIVEIIGAHVRLRKAGRNWVGLCPFHNEKTPSFSVNAERGFFHCFGCGAGGTVFQFLTRVEGLTFPEAVRSLAQKYGIALPETDEQGPARGEREAMLRANELAAEFFAHVLWKTPDGAVARDYLTARGLSIETSRQFRIGFAPARPASLTQALERRGLREAGLKLGLIKQDEAGRRDMFRGRVMFPIRDPQGRVVAFGGRVLEDRQPKYLNSPESPLYSKTRTLYGLFEARPAVQQKDRVILVEGYFDVIALWQAGFKEVVAGCGTALTVEQLRLLSRYTKNVLACFDGDSAGRKASLRALEIFLQAGLLGRGIFIPEGFDPDTFIHDRGAQAFEELLGAAELLIDYFLAEQAAGSRGSVEKRAEAANRVAAILKQVTDSFQFDILARKAADALGVDERLLRGEGRKPAPRPYGQEERRATAPPPVQDAGAKAEIGLVALAMLLPALRAEIAASSVFSWFENRELGEALAELCNLGTEPVAIDEFLNDHVAPELQGTISSIAVATMIDEEATTLALVRDYITAIERRRRGREVDALRRTAHAAANADGDDATAAAQAVIALRRESRTER